From the genome of Rhizobium binae, one region includes:
- a CDS encoding UdgX family uracil-DNA binding protein (This protein belongs to the uracil DNA glycosylase superfamily, members of which act in excision repair of DNA. However, it belongs more specifically to UdgX branch, whose founding member was found to bind uracil in DNA (where it does not belong), without cleaving it, appears to promote DNA repair by a pathway involving RecA, rather than base excision.), with the protein MRRVVLAGRGELGEWRDAARALAAAGIVPDDIDWRERSAEADLSFQRDAMPPAPAASSKPMTVSPAFIELAETVLCHSDPARFCLLYRLLWRLQLDRQLLEVTSDEDVVRARLMAKNVHRDAHKMTAFVRFKEVGAVSAGRRKFIAWFEPDHHIVRRTAPFFQRRFTDMDWLIATPKGSAAWDGERLTIRDEPCEKLNLTDVTDELWRTYYASIFNPARVKVKAMQAEMPKKYWKNLPEADLIPGLIASAESKVRKMAAREATRSLPFHDRLQQAARNLPPEPEAPAGTLEALRAEAAVCTRCPLHAKATQTVFGEGPHDSAVMFVGEQPGDQEDIAGRPFVGPAGKLFDQAIAEAGIDRSTLYVTNAVKHFKYEPRGKRRIHQKPNMGEVKHCRWWLDLEIALVKPKLIVALGATALAALTDVKERLEDVRGRAMAIEGGRTLFVTVHPSYLLRIRDERLKAEEMARYREDMVEIQRLMRASA; encoded by the coding sequence ATGCGCCGGGTCGTGCTTGCAGGACGCGGTGAACTTGGCGAATGGCGCGACGCCGCACGTGCCCTGGCGGCCGCCGGCATCGTGCCCGACGACATCGACTGGCGCGAAAGAAGCGCGGAGGCCGATCTCTCGTTTCAACGCGACGCCATGCCGCCGGCGCCGGCGGCGTCATCCAAGCCAATGACCGTGTCGCCCGCCTTCATCGAGCTTGCCGAGACGGTTCTCTGTCACTCCGATCCGGCGCGGTTTTGCCTGCTTTACCGCCTGCTCTGGCGGCTGCAGCTGGACCGGCAGCTGCTCGAAGTGACCTCCGACGAGGATGTCGTGCGTGCCCGGCTGATGGCGAAAAACGTGCATCGCGACGCGCACAAGATGACCGCCTTCGTCCGCTTCAAGGAGGTTGGCGCGGTTTCGGCCGGGCGGCGTAAATTCATCGCCTGGTTCGAGCCGGACCACCACATCGTCCGGCGCACGGCACCCTTCTTCCAACGGCGTTTCACCGACATGGACTGGTTGATCGCCACGCCCAAGGGCTCGGCCGCCTGGGACGGCGAGCGGCTGACGATCCGCGACGAACCCTGCGAGAAGCTCAATCTTACCGACGTAACCGATGAGCTTTGGCGCACCTATTATGCCAGCATCTTCAATCCGGCTCGGGTGAAGGTGAAGGCGATGCAGGCGGAAATGCCGAAAAAATACTGGAAGAACCTGCCGGAAGCCGATCTCATTCCTGGCTTGATCGCATCGGCCGAAAGCAAGGTGCGAAAGATGGCGGCAAGGGAGGCAACGCGATCGCTGCCGTTTCACGACCGGCTGCAGCAGGCTGCGCGCAACCTTCCCCCAGAACCTGAAGCGCCGGCCGGCACGCTGGAGGCGCTGCGCGCCGAGGCTGCCGTCTGCACCCGTTGTCCGCTTCACGCCAAAGCCACGCAAACCGTATTCGGGGAGGGGCCGCACGATTCGGCGGTGATGTTCGTCGGCGAGCAGCCGGGCGATCAGGAGGATATTGCAGGGCGCCCTTTCGTCGGTCCTGCGGGCAAGCTTTTCGATCAGGCAATTGCGGAGGCGGGCATCGACCGATCGACGCTTTATGTCACCAATGCCGTCAAGCATTTCAAATACGAGCCGCGCGGCAAGCGGCGCATCCATCAGAAGCCCAATATGGGTGAGGTGAAGCATTGCCGCTGGTGGCTCGATCTGGAGATAGCGCTCGTTAAGCCGAAACTGATCGTCGCTTTGGGGGCGACGGCGCTTGCGGCGCTGACCGATGTGAAGGAGCGCTTGGAGGATGTCAGAGGAAGGGCGATGGCGATCGAAGGCGGGCGCACGCTCTTCGTGACGGTGCATCCGTCCTATCTGCTGCGCATTCGCGATGAACGGCTGAAGGCGGAGGAAATGGCGCGTTATCGCGAGGATATGGTGGAGATTCAGCGGCTTATGAGGGCGTCCGCATAA
- a CDS encoding putative DNA modification/repair radical SAM protein, whose product MKKSLAERLAILSDAAKYDASCASSGTVKRDSGTSGGLGSTEGSGICHAYAPDGRCISLLKILLTNFCVYDCAYCVNRSSSNVERARFTPEEVIWLTLEFYRRNYIEGLFLSSGIIRSSDYTMEEMVRIVRELRVAHNFRGYIHLKSIPEASPRLIEEAGLYADRLSLNIELPTDTGITRLAPEKKPANIRRSMADLRLKIEAAGERTLKSKKRQRFVPAGQSTQMIVGADGASDATILATSCRLYSSYGLKRIYYSAFSPIPDSSKNLPLIKPPLMREHRLYQADWLYRFYGFGIDEITANQAGGMLDLNLDPKLAWALANRGEFPVDINRAERERLLRVPGLGTKTVKAIVSARRFRRLRLDDLSRLGVSIKKVQSFISAEGWSPRRLIDRPDLRAMFEPQPEQLSLL is encoded by the coding sequence ATGAAGAAGTCGCTCGCAGAACGCTTGGCCATTCTTTCGGACGCCGCCAAATATGACGCTTCCTGCGCTTCCAGCGGCACGGTGAAACGCGATTCGGGCACAAGCGGCGGGCTCGGCTCGACCGAGGGATCGGGCATCTGCCATGCTTACGCGCCGGATGGGCGGTGCATTTCGCTCCTGAAGATCCTGCTGACGAATTTCTGCGTGTACGACTGCGCCTATTGCGTCAATCGCTCGTCCAGCAATGTCGAACGGGCGCGTTTTACGCCCGAAGAGGTTATCTGGCTGACGCTGGAATTCTATCGCCGCAATTATATCGAAGGTCTCTTCCTTTCCTCCGGCATCATTCGCTCGTCCGATTACACCATGGAGGAGATGGTCCGCATCGTCCGCGAATTGCGGGTGGCCCATAATTTTCGTGGCTATATCCATCTGAAATCGATCCCCGAGGCGTCGCCGCGGCTGATCGAGGAGGCGGGGCTTTATGCCGACAGGTTGTCGCTCAATATCGAACTGCCGACGGATACCGGCATCACCCGCTTGGCGCCGGAAAAGAAGCCTGCCAATATCCGGCGTTCGATGGCTGATCTCAGGCTGAAGATCGAGGCCGCCGGCGAGCGGACGCTGAAAAGCAAGAAACGTCAGCGTTTCGTCCCGGCCGGTCAGAGCACGCAGATGATTGTCGGCGCCGACGGCGCGAGTGATGCGACCATCCTTGCGACCAGCTGCCGGCTCTACAGCAGCTATGGCCTGAAGCGTATCTATTATTCCGCCTTCAGCCCGATCCCGGATTCGTCGAAAAACCTGCCGCTGATCAAGCCGCCGCTGATGCGCGAACACCGGCTCTACCAGGCCGACTGGCTCTATCGTTTCTATGGCTTCGGCATCGACGAGATCACCGCCAACCAGGCGGGCGGCATGCTCGATCTGAATCTCGACCCGAAGCTCGCCTGGGCGCTCGCCAACCGGGGCGAATTTCCCGTCGACATCAACAGGGCCGAACGTGAACGATTGCTGCGTGTGCCCGGTCTCGGCACCAAGACCGTCAAGGCGATCGTTTCGGCGCGCCGGTTTCGCCGCCTGCGGCTCGATGATCTCTCGCGGCTCGGCGTTTCGATCAAGAAGGTCCAGTCCTTCATCTCGGCGGAAGGCTGGTCGCCGCGCCGGCTGATCGACAGGCCGGACCTTCGCGCCATGTTCGAGCCGCAGCCTGAACAATTGTCTCTGCTGTGA
- the greA gene encoding transcription elongation factor GreA, producing MVDKVPMTQGGFVKLQEELRWRQQEERPRIIEAIAEARAHGDLSENAEYHAAKEAQSHNEGRITELEDLTARAEVIDLTKMSGDKIKFGAKVKLVDEDTEEEKTYQIVGDQEADVKAGRISISSPIARALIGKEVGDSIEVNAPGGSKAYEILQVSWG from the coding sequence ATGGTTGATAAGGTACCGATGACACAGGGTGGTTTCGTCAAGCTGCAGGAAGAGCTGCGCTGGCGTCAGCAGGAGGAGCGCCCGCGAATCATCGAGGCGATCGCCGAAGCCCGTGCTCATGGCGACCTTTCCGAAAACGCCGAATACCACGCCGCCAAGGAAGCCCAGAGCCACAATGAAGGCCGCATCACCGAGCTGGAAGACCTGACGGCGCGCGCCGAGGTCATCGACCTGACGAAGATGTCCGGCGACAAGATCAAGTTCGGCGCCAAGGTGAAGCTCGTCGACGAGGACACCGAGGAAGAAAAGACCTATCAGATCGTCGGCGACCAGGAAGCCGATGTCAAAGCCGGCCGCATCTCCATCTCCTCCCCGATCGCGCGTGCGCTGATCGGCAAGGAAGTCGGCGATTCGATCGAGGTCAATGCTCCCGGCGGCTCCAAGGCCTACGAAATCCTCCAGGTTTCCTGGGGCTGA
- a CDS encoding glycosyltransferase family 4 protein, with the protein MPDMRDVEIIAPNFKRRLSGVTSTIVQLIPCQIWLGMRIATLGPGLPEGLPKLRWSQLPGLWRRPARRRHRVWHARRNNEMAVGILLRHLLRMPLKLIFTSAAQRRHTAYTKWLIRRMDAVIATSDRSGSFLEVPHTVIQHGVDLSLFHPPETAEDGIAATGLPGRYLVGCFGRVRHQKGTDLFVKAMIELLPQHPDWTAVVSGRVTAEHVAFGDKLKAEVAAAGLADRIIFLGEVPDIKVWYRRLTLYVAPSRNEGFGLTPLEAMASRTAVVASDAGAYAELIAEGETGSVVAAGDGEALTRAIARYAADPALAIAHGENALRHVRANFALEKEATAIGAVYDRLLGGNRG; encoded by the coding sequence TTGCCTGATATGCGTGACGTCGAGATCATCGCGCCCAATTTCAAGCGCCGGCTCTCCGGCGTCACGTCGACCATCGTCCAGCTCATTCCGTGCCAGATCTGGCTCGGCATGAGGATCGCGACCCTCGGTCCCGGCCTGCCGGAAGGCCTGCCGAAACTGAGATGGTCACAGCTCCCTGGTCTGTGGCGCAGGCCGGCGCGCCGGCGCCATCGCGTCTGGCACGCCCGCCGCAACAATGAGATGGCCGTCGGCATCCTGCTCCGCCATCTCCTGCGCATGCCGCTGAAGCTCATCTTTACCTCGGCCGCGCAACGCCGCCACACCGCCTACACGAAATGGCTGATCCGCCGCATGGACGCGGTGATCGCGACCAGCGACCGTTCCGGCTCCTTCCTCGAAGTACCCCATACCGTCATCCAGCACGGCGTCGATCTGTCCCTGTTCCACCCGCCGGAAACGGCCGAAGATGGCATCGCCGCGACGGGTCTGCCCGGCCGCTATCTTGTCGGCTGCTTCGGCCGCGTGCGCCATCAGAAGGGCACCGATCTGTTCGTCAAGGCGATGATCGAGCTGCTGCCGCAGCACCCGGATTGGACGGCGGTCGTCTCCGGCCGTGTAACCGCGGAGCACGTGGCCTTCGGCGATAAATTGAAGGCCGAAGTCGCCGCCGCAGGCCTCGCCGACCGCATCATCTTCCTGGGCGAAGTGCCCGATATCAAAGTCTGGTATCGCCGCCTGACGCTTTACGTCGCCCCTTCCCGCAACGAGGGCTTCGGCCTGACGCCGCTTGAAGCCATGGCCTCGCGCACCGCGGTCGTGGCCTCGGACGCCGGCGCCTATGCCGAACTCATCGCCGAAGGCGAGACCGGCTCGGTCGTCGCCGCCGGCGACGGTGAGGCGCTGACGCGGGCAATCGCTCGCTATGCCGCCGATCCCGCACTGGCGATTGCCCATGGGGAGAACGCGCTGCGCCACGTCAGGGCGAATTTTGCCCTGGAAAAGGAAGCAACCGCCATAGGCGCCGTCTACGACCGGCTTCTTGGCGGCAATCGCGGCTGA
- a CDS encoding dicarboxylate/amino acid:cation symporter yields MIAAPLDAVADSKGRKPFYSHLYVQVLAAIAAGIILGHFYPDLGTQLKPLGDAFIKLVKMVIAPVIFLTVATGIAGMSDLKKVGRVAGKAMLYFLTFSTLALVIGMIVANVVQPGAGMNIDPASLDPKAVATFADKAHEQSIVGFLTNIIPSTIVGAFADGDILQVLFFSVLFGIALAMVGEKGEQVVNFLNALTAPVFKLVAILMKAAPIGAFGAMAFTIGKYGVGSIANLAMLIGTFYLTSLLFVFIVLGAVARYNGFSIVALLRYIKEELLLVLGTSSSEAALPGLMNKMEKAGCKRSVVGLVIPTGYSFNLDGTNIYMTLAALFIAQATGINLSWGDQILLLLVAMLSSKGAAGITGAGFITLAATLSVVPSVPVAGMALILGIDRFMSECRALTNLVGNAVATIVVARWENELDTAQLAAALGGQTEETAPAAGLQPAE; encoded by the coding sequence ATGATCGCAGCACCACTCGATGCAGTCGCGGACAGCAAGGGTAGAAAGCCCTTTTATTCCCATCTCTACGTCCAGGTTCTCGCCGCTATCGCTGCGGGTATCATTCTCGGTCATTTCTATCCCGACCTCGGCACCCAACTGAAGCCGCTCGGCGACGCCTTCATCAAGCTCGTCAAGATGGTGATCGCTCCGGTCATCTTCCTGACGGTGGCCACCGGCATTGCCGGCATGAGCGACCTGAAGAAGGTCGGCCGCGTCGCCGGCAAGGCGATGCTCTACTTCCTGACCTTCTCGACGCTGGCGCTCGTCATCGGCATGATCGTCGCCAACGTCGTCCAGCCCGGCGCCGGCATGAACATCGATCCGGCATCGCTCGACCCGAAGGCCGTCGCCACTTTTGCCGATAAGGCGCATGAGCAGAGCATCGTCGGCTTCCTGACGAATATCATCCCGTCGACGATCGTCGGCGCCTTTGCCGATGGCGATATTCTGCAGGTGCTGTTCTTCTCGGTGCTCTTCGGCATCGCGCTGGCCATGGTCGGCGAAAAGGGCGAGCAGGTCGTCAATTTCCTCAACGCCCTGACGGCCCCCGTCTTCAAGCTCGTTGCCATCCTGATGAAGGCCGCCCCGATCGGCGCCTTCGGCGCCATGGCGTTCACGATCGGCAAGTACGGCGTCGGATCGATCGCCAACCTCGCCATGCTGATCGGCACCTTCTACCTCACCTCGCTGCTCTTCGTTTTCATCGTACTCGGCGCGGTCGCCCGCTACAACGGCTTCTCGATCGTGGCGCTGCTGCGCTACATCAAGGAAGAACTGCTGCTGGTGCTCGGCACGTCGTCCTCTGAAGCCGCACTTCCGGGCCTGATGAACAAGATGGAAAAGGCCGGCTGCAAGCGCTCGGTCGTCGGCCTCGTCATTCCCACAGGCTATTCCTTCAATCTCGACGGCACCAATATCTACATGACGCTGGCAGCCCTCTTCATCGCCCAGGCAACCGGCATCAATCTTTCCTGGGGTGACCAGATCCTGCTGCTGCTGGTAGCGATGCTGAGCTCCAAGGGTGCTGCGGGCATCACCGGCGCCGGCTTCATCACCCTTGCGGCCACCCTCTCCGTCGTGCCCTCCGTGCCGGTCGCCGGCATGGCGCTCATCCTCGGCATCGACCGCTTCATGTCGGAGTGCCGGGCACTGACCAACCTCGTCGGCAATGCGGTGGCGACGATCGTCGTGGCACGCTGGGAAAACGAGCTGGACACGGCGCAGCTCGCAGCGGCGCTCGGCGGACAGACGGAAGAGACGGCTCCGGCGGCTGGGCTGCAACCAGCTGAATAA
- a CDS encoding sensor histidine kinase — protein sequence MHKSAMSLSISQRLWPSLPLHHRIRRMWWAYAVIALSVVAAGLLAGGEVGRRRAEAALEEQARTDARMNVALLRTVLEKYRALPFVLSQDAALAAALAGRDAGTFQQLNRKLETLAAGTKAAVIYVIDKGGIAVSASNWREPTSFVGNDYRFREYFQGAVARGQAEHFALGTVSKKPGLYISERISGGDGLLGVVVVKVEFDDIEADWNGSGAPSYVIDDRGIILITSIPSWRFMTIGRIAEDRLTAIRESLQFGDAPLQPLPLDTVRHLGDRLDVVEIVTPGGAGKTSFLDVGMPIPATGWHLQHLVALGPSVDAAVRETRMLAVLLLLPLLAGAAFLLRRRQTTTLRIFREQQAREELERRVAERTLDLSQARDRLQAEIAGHRSTEQKLQAVQQDLVQANRLAILGQVAAGVAHEINQPVATIRAYADNARTFLDRGQTAPAGENLRNIAALTERIGSITEELKSFARKGRGSAEPTGLRDVIEGAVMLLRSRFAGRMDTLDIKLPPAELQVMGSRIRLEQVLINLLQNALEAVAPKADEARVEVRTSNDQEMVTLTVADNGPGISPDIRKGLFTPFNTSKEKGLGLGLVISKDIVGDYGGRMEVESDGSGTRFIVHLRKA from the coding sequence ATGCACAAATCCGCCATGTCCTTGTCAATCTCGCAAAGGCTTTGGCCCTCCCTGCCCTTGCACCACCGCATTCGCCGGATGTGGTGGGCCTATGCGGTGATTGCGCTCTCAGTCGTCGCCGCAGGTCTCTTGGCGGGTGGCGAGGTCGGCCGGCGCCGGGCGGAGGCTGCCCTGGAGGAACAAGCCCGCACCGATGCGAGGATGAACGTGGCGCTGCTGCGCACCGTCCTCGAAAAATACCGGGCGCTGCCCTTCGTGCTGTCGCAAGATGCCGCGCTCGCCGCCGCCCTGGCTGGACGCGACGCCGGCACGTTTCAGCAGTTGAACCGGAAGCTCGAGACACTGGCCGCCGGCACGAAGGCCGCCGTCATCTATGTCATCGACAAGGGCGGAATCGCGGTTTCAGCCAGCAACTGGCGCGAACCGACGAGCTTCGTCGGCAACGACTATCGCTTCCGCGAGTATTTTCAGGGCGCTGTCGCTCGAGGGCAGGCCGAGCATTTCGCGCTCGGCACCGTCAGCAAGAAGCCCGGCCTATATATTTCCGAGCGGATATCAGGCGGTGACGGTCTCCTGGGCGTTGTCGTCGTCAAGGTCGAATTCGACGATATCGAGGCGGATTGGAATGGCTCGGGCGCCCCGTCCTACGTCATCGACGATCGCGGCATCATCCTCATCACCAGCATTCCCTCCTGGCGGTTCATGACGATCGGCCGTATCGCCGAGGATCGGCTGACCGCGATCCGCGAGAGCCTTCAATTCGGCGACGCACCGCTTCAACCGCTGCCGCTCGATACCGTCAGGCACCTTGGCGACAGGCTTGATGTCGTCGAGATCGTTACGCCCGGCGGCGCCGGAAAAACCAGCTTCCTCGATGTGGGGATGCCGATCCCTGCGACCGGCTGGCATCTGCAGCATCTTGTTGCATTGGGGCCGTCCGTCGATGCCGCGGTCCGCGAAACGCGCATGCTGGCGGTGCTCTTGCTTTTGCCGCTCCTGGCGGGTGCAGCCTTCCTCTTGCGCCGCCGCCAGACGACCACCCTCCGAATCTTCAGGGAGCAGCAGGCGCGCGAAGAACTGGAACGGCGCGTGGCCGAGCGGACGCTTGATCTCAGCCAGGCGCGGGATCGGCTGCAGGCCGAGATCGCCGGTCACCGCAGCACCGAGCAGAAGCTGCAGGCCGTACAGCAGGATCTGGTGCAGGCCAACCGGCTGGCAATCCTGGGCCAGGTGGCCGCCGGCGTCGCCCATGAGATCAACCAGCCGGTGGCGACCATCCGCGCCTATGCGGACAATGCCCGCACCTTCCTCGACCGCGGCCAGACGGCGCCCGCCGGTGAAAATCTTCGGAACATCGCCGCTCTGACGGAGCGCATCGGCTCGATCACCGAGGAGCTGAAGAGCTTCGCCCGCAAGGGCCGCGGCAGCGCCGAACCGACAGGCCTGAGGGACGTCATCGAGGGCGCAGTGATGCTGCTGCGCAGCCGCTTTGCCGGCCGCATGGATACGCTCGACATCAAGCTGCCGCCGGCCGAACTGCAGGTCATGGGCAGCAGGATCCGTCTCGAGCAGGTGCTGATCAACCTGCTTCAGAATGCGCTGGAGGCCGTGGCCCCGAAAGCCGACGAGGCGCGCGTCGAGGTCAGGACATCGAATGACCAGGAGATGGTGACGCTGACGGTCGCCGACAACGGCCCCGGCATTTCGCCCGATATCCGCAAGGGCCTGTTCACGCCCTTCAACACCTCGAAGGAAAAAGGTCTCGGCCTTGGACTCGTTATCTCCAAGGATATCGTCGGCGATTACGGCGGCCGGATGGAGGTAGAGAGCGACGGCAGTGGGACAAGGTTCATCGTTCATCTGAGGAAGGCTTGA
- a CDS encoding sigma-54-dependent transcriptional regulator yields MATPMPVALIDDDRDLRRATAQTLELAGFSVSAYDGAKAALAELTADFAGPVVTDIRMPEIDGLQLFATLKGMDGDLPVILMTGHGDIPMAVQAIQDGAYDFIAKPFAADRLVHSVRRAGEKRQLVLENRVLRRAAEDAQETLPLIGQTPAMENLRKILRHIADTDVDVLIAGETGSGKEVVAQILHQWSHRRKGNFVALNCGALPETVIESELFGHEAGAFTGAQKRRTGRIEHASGGTLFLDEIESMPVATQVKMLRVLEMREITPLGTNEVRPVDLRVVAAAKIDLGDPEVRGDFREDLYYRLNVVTISIPPLRERRDDIPLLFSHFSARAAERFRRDVPPLSEAVRHHLATHSWPGNVRELSHYAERVVLGVEGGAAPSPPPQPTGGTLPERLERYEAEIIRDALASNDGDVRRTIEALGIPRKTFYDKLQRHSINRGGYASRK; encoded by the coding sequence ATGGCCACACCGATGCCCGTTGCGCTGATCGATGACGACAGGGATCTGCGCCGTGCCACAGCCCAGACCCTCGAACTCGCCGGCTTCTCCGTCTCGGCCTATGACGGCGCGAAGGCCGCGCTGGCGGAACTAACGGCCGATTTTGCCGGCCCCGTTGTCACCGATATCCGCATGCCCGAGATCGACGGGCTGCAGCTGTTCGCCACGCTGAAGGGCATGGACGGCGACCTGCCGGTGATATTGATGACCGGCCACGGCGATATTCCGATGGCCGTTCAGGCCATCCAGGACGGCGCATATGATTTCATCGCCAAACCCTTCGCTGCCGATCGGCTCGTGCACAGCGTACGCCGCGCAGGCGAGAAGCGGCAGCTTGTTCTGGAAAACCGCGTGCTGCGCCGGGCCGCCGAAGATGCGCAGGAGACTTTGCCACTGATCGGCCAGACGCCTGCCATGGAAAACCTGAGGAAAATTCTGCGTCACATCGCCGATACCGATGTCGACGTGCTGATCGCCGGCGAAACCGGCAGCGGCAAGGAAGTCGTCGCCCAGATCCTGCATCAGTGGAGCCACCGCCGGAAGGGCAATTTCGTGGCGCTGAACTGCGGGGCGCTGCCTGAAACCGTCATCGAAAGCGAGCTGTTCGGCCACGAGGCCGGCGCCTTTACCGGCGCTCAGAAGCGCCGCACCGGCCGCATCGAACATGCAAGCGGCGGGACGCTTTTCCTCGACGAGATCGAAAGCATGCCTGTCGCCACGCAGGTCAAGATGCTGAGGGTGCTGGAGATGCGCGAGATCACCCCGCTCGGCACCAACGAGGTACGCCCGGTCGATCTGCGCGTCGTCGCGGCCGCCAAGATCGACCTTGGCGACCCCGAGGTGCGCGGCGATTTTCGTGAGGACCTCTATTACCGGCTGAATGTCGTGACGATTTCGATTCCGCCGCTGAGGGAACGCCGCGACGATATTCCGCTGCTGTTTTCCCACTTTTCCGCCCGCGCCGCCGAGCGCTTCCGCCGCGATGTGCCGCCGCTTTCGGAGGCGGTTCGCCACCACCTTGCCACCCATTCATGGCCCGGCAACGTACGCGAACTCTCCCATTATGCCGAACGCGTGGTGTTGGGCGTCGAAGGCGGCGCAGCCCCATCCCCTCCCCCGCAGCCGACCGGCGGCACGCTGCCTGAGCGGCTGGAACGCTACGAGGCGGAAATCATCCGCGACGCACTCGCCAGCAACGACGGCGACGTGCGCCGCACCATCGAGGCGCTCGGCATTCCGAGAAAGACGTTTTACGACAAGCTCCAGCGCCACAGCATCAACCGCGGCGGTTATGCCTCGCGTAAATAG
- a CDS encoding Lrp/AsnC family transcriptional regulator, translating into MGRTELDVIDIKILRELQADGRMTNVELADRVGISAPPCLRRVRKLEEAGIIEGYHAMLNSPKLGFDLVAFCMVGLKHQSEGNLKAFAAATTEWPLVRQAWMVSGDSDFLLHCVAENLTHFQDFVIEVLTANEHVDTVRTMLTIRQVKKLGLVEV; encoded by the coding sequence GTGGGTCGCACCGAACTCGACGTCATCGACATAAAGATCCTCCGCGAGCTGCAGGCCGACGGCCGCATGACCAATGTCGAGCTCGCCGATCGCGTCGGCATTTCGGCGCCGCCCTGCCTGCGCCGGGTGCGCAAGCTGGAGGAAGCCGGCATCATCGAAGGCTATCACGCCATGCTGAACAGCCCGAAGCTCGGCTTCGATCTGGTCGCCTTCTGCATGGTCGGGCTCAAGCATCAGTCGGAAGGCAATCTCAAGGCTTTCGCTGCCGCCACCACCGAATGGCCGCTGGTGCGCCAGGCATGGATGGTTTCGGGCGACAGCGATTTCCTGCTGCATTGCGTAGCGGAAAATCTGACCCACTTCCAGGACTTCGTCATCGAGGTGCTGACGGCGAACGAACATGTCGATACCGTGCGCACCATGTTGACGATCCGCCAGGTGAAGAAGCTCGGGCTGGTGGAAGTCTGA
- the trxB gene encoding thioredoxin-disulfide reductase, producing the protein MPARHTKVLIIGSGPAGYTAAVYAARAMLKPVLIAGLEQGGQLMITTDVENYPGFADPIQGPWLMDQMLQQAKHVGAEIVNDLVTEVDLNQRPFVACTDSGQVWTADTLIIATGAKAKWLGIESEQHFQGFGVSACATCDGFFYRNKDVIVVGGGNSAVEEALYLSNIAKSVTLVHRRDTFRAEKILQERLFAKENVKVLWNTEVAEITGMPAKPPMPQSVSGARLRDVRTGAITEMAIDGVFVAIGHAPATELFKDKLKLKGNGYLWTAPDSTATSLEGVYAAGDVTDDTFRQAVTAAGMGCMAALEAERYLTGHMPVAVAAE; encoded by the coding sequence ATGCCCGCCCGCCACACCAAGGTGCTCATCATCGGTTCCGGACCCGCGGGCTATACCGCGGCGGTCTATGCCGCGCGCGCCATGCTGAAACCGGTGCTGATCGCCGGTCTCGAACAGGGCGGTCAGCTGATGATTACCACCGATGTCGAGAACTATCCGGGCTTCGCCGATCCGATCCAGGGTCCCTGGCTGATGGACCAGATGCTGCAGCAGGCAAAACATGTCGGCGCCGAGATCGTCAACGACCTCGTGACCGAGGTCGATCTGAACCAGCGTCCCTTCGTCGCCTGCACCGACAGCGGCCAGGTCTGGACCGCCGATACGCTGATCATCGCCACCGGCGCGAAAGCCAAGTGGCTCGGCATCGAAAGCGAACAGCATTTCCAGGGCTTCGGTGTTTCGGCCTGTGCCACCTGCGACGGCTTCTTCTACCGCAACAAGGATGTGATCGTCGTCGGCGGCGGCAACAGCGCCGTCGAAGAGGCGCTCTACCTCTCCAATATTGCCAAGTCGGTCACTCTCGTCCATCGCCGCGATACCTTCCGCGCCGAGAAAATCCTGCAGGAACGCCTGTTCGCCAAGGAAAACGTCAAGGTGCTATGGAATACCGAAGTGGCCGAAATAACCGGCATGCCGGCCAAGCCCCCGATGCCGCAATCCGTCTCCGGCGCCCGCCTGCGGGACGTCAGAACCGGCGCGATCACCGAGATGGCGATCGACGGCGTCTTCGTCGCCATCGGTCACGCGCCGGCAACCGAGCTCTTCAAGGACAAGCTGAAGCTGAAGGGTAACGGCTACCTCTGGACCGCGCCGGATTCGACCGCGACCAGCCTCGAGGGTGTCTACGCCGCCGGCGACGTGACCGACGACACGTTCCGTCAGGCCGTCACCGCCGCCGGCATGGGGTGCATGGCAGCTCTCGAAGCCGAGCGATATCTGACGGGCCACATGCCCGTCGCCGTGGCCGCGGAGTAA